A window of the Lysinibacillus irui genome harbors these coding sequences:
- a CDS encoding glycine betaine ABC transporter substrate-binding protein, which produces MRYLKLWKIGLAIVCLLVLTACSSAGADSKSSNKNAINLAYVEWDTEVASTHVIGQVLEDLGYEVTLTPLDNGIMWEALANGEVDGMVSAWLPQTHAPQVEKYKTKIDNLGENLTGAKIGLVVPSYMDVDSIEDLTNQANQTITGIEPGANMMATTENAYKEYKNLEGWNVLTSSAGAMTAALSQAITNNEEIIITGWSPHWIFNAYDLKYLDDPKGLYGTEEYIGTFARNGLKEDSPEAYNVLDRFHWTPEDIESVMFDIMEGMSATEAAKKWIDNNQDKVADWTQDAKA; this is translated from the coding sequence ATGAGATATTTGAAATTGTGGAAAATAGGATTAGCTATAGTATGTCTACTAGTTTTAACTGCATGTAGTTCAGCAGGTGCAGATTCAAAAAGTAGTAATAAAAATGCAATAAACTTAGCCTATGTTGAATGGGATACTGAGGTAGCTTCTACCCATGTAATAGGACAAGTTTTAGAGGATTTAGGATATGAGGTGACATTGACACCACTCGATAATGGCATTATGTGGGAAGCACTTGCAAACGGAGAAGTCGATGGTATGGTATCTGCCTGGTTGCCCCAGACACACGCCCCACAAGTAGAGAAATACAAAACTAAGATTGATAATCTAGGAGAAAATCTAACGGGTGCAAAGATTGGCTTAGTTGTTCCGAGTTATATGGATGTAGATTCAATTGAGGATTTAACAAACCAAGCTAATCAAACTATTACTGGTATTGAGCCAGGAGCTAATATGATGGCCACAACGGAAAATGCTTATAAAGAATATAAAAATCTGGAAGGCTGGAATGTATTGACCTCTTCAGCTGGGGCAATGACGGCTGCCTTGAGTCAAGCCATCACTAATAATGAAGAAATTATCATTACTGGCTGGTCACCACACTGGATCTTTAATGCATACGATTTAAAATATTTAGACGATCCAAAAGGTTTATATGGTACGGAAGAGTATATTGGTACCTTTGCTCGCAATGGCTTAAAAGAAGATTCCCCTGAAGCCTACAATGTCCTTGATCGTTTCCACTGGACCCCCGAGGATATAGAAAGTGTGATGTTTGATATTATGGAGGGAATGAGTGCCACGGAAGCTGCAAAAAAATGGATTGACAACAATCAGGACAAAGTAGCCGATTGGACACAAGACGCAAAAGCATAA